The sequence ATCCGGCTGGAGAAATCATCTACGCCGGCAAGGACCTGCTCAAGGCGTCCGAGAAGCGCATGCGCAGCATACGGGGCGACCGGATCGCGATGGTGTTCCAGGAGCCCATGACTTCGCTAAACCCGCTGCATACGATCGGCAAGCAGATCAACGAAGTGCTGCAGATCCACAAGGGGCTCAACGGCAAAGCGGCCACAGCACGCACGCTGGAGTTGCTCGAACTGGTCGGAATACCCGAGCCCGCCAAGCGCATTCGCGCCTATCCCCATGAACTCTCGGGCGGCCAGCGCCAGCGCGTGGTGATCGCCATGGCGCTGGCCAACGAACCGGAACTGCTCATCGCCGACGAGCCGACCACCGCGCTCGACGTCACGGTACAGCTGAAAATCCTGGAGCTGCTCAAAGAGTTACAGGCACGCCTGGGTATGGCCCTGCTGCTGATCAGCCACGACCTGAACCTCGTTCGCCGAATTGCGCATCATGTATGTGTCATGCAGAGCGGTCGCGTCGTCGAACAAGCACCTTGCAAGGAGTTGTTCCGAGCACCGCAGCATCCGTACACCCGGGAGCTGCTCGCAGCCGAACCTGACGGTCGGCCGGTAGCGGCGGAGCCAGCGTCGCCAACGCTGCTCGAAGTGAAGGATCTGCGAGTCTGGTTTCCGATCAAGAAAGGGCTGTTCAGGCATACCGTCGATCACATCAAAGCGGTTGATGGCGTTACCTTCGAACTACCGAAAGGTCAGACGCTGGGCATAGTCGGCGAAAGCGGATCGGGTAAATCGACACTGGGGTTGGCGATTCTGCGGCTGTTATCGAGCAGTGGCGAGATTCGCTTTCGTGACCAGGCCTTGGAGAACATGTCGCAACGGGCGGTACGTCCGCTACGACGCCAGATGCAGGTGGTCTTCCAAGACCCCTTTGGCAGCCTCAGCCCCAGGATGTCGATCGGTCAGATCGTCGGCGAGGGGCTAAGCATCCATGGGATGGGTACGGCCGAAGAGCAAGCGCAGGCCATCATCGATGCGCTGGTCGAGGTAGGGCTCGACCCTGAAAGCCGCCACCGTTACCCGCACGAGTTTTCCGGTGGGCAACGCCAACGGATTGCAATCGCCAGAGCGCTGGCTCTCAAGCCGGACCTGATCCTGCTTGATGAACCAACCTCGGCACTGGATCGAACCGTACAGCGGCAAGTGGTGGAGCTACTACGCTCGCTACAGGCCAAGTACAACCTGACCTACCTGTTCATCAGCCATGACCTGGCGGTGGTGCGGGCACTGAGCCACCAGATGATGGTGATCAAGCAAGGCAAGGTCGTTGAACAAGGGTTGGCAGAGACCATCTTTGCCGCCCCGCAACATCCGTACACACAGCAGTTGCTGGAATCGGCCTTTATGGTCCCGGCGACTGATGAACAACCAGAAGAGGGACAAGCACATGGGTTTTCTTACCGGTAAGCGCGTATTGATCGTCGGCGTCGCCAGCAAACTGTCGATCGCCTCCGGCATCGCCGCGGCCATGCACCGTGAGGGCGCCGAACTGGCTTTCACCTATCAGAACGAGAAGCTCAAGGGCCGCGTTGAAGAGTTCGCGGCAAGTTGGGGCTCGGGCCCTGAGCTGTGCTTTCCGTGCGACGTAGCCAGCGACGACGAAATTGGCAAGGTCTTCGAAGAGCTGGGCAAGAAATGGGACGGCCTGGACGGTATCGTCCACTCGGTGGGATTCGCCCCGGGCGACCAGCTGGACGGCGACTTCACAGACGTCACTACGCGTGAAGGCTTCCGTATCGCCCATGACATCAGTGCCTACAGCCTGGTTGCGCTGGCGAAGGCCGGCCGGCCGATGATGAAAGGCCGTAACGGCAGCATCCTGACGCTTTCCTATCTCGGTGCCGAGCGCACCATGCCGAACTACAACGTGATGGGCATGGCCAAAGCCAGCCTCGAGGCCGGCGTTCGCTACCTCGCAGTCAGCCTTGGCCCAGAAGGCACGCGTGTCAACGCGGTATCCGCCGGCCCTATCCGCACCCTGGCGGCGTCTGGAATCAAGAGCTTCCGCAAAATGCTGGCGGCCAACGAGAAGCAGACCCCGCTGCGCCGCAATGTCACCATCGAAGAAGTCGGCAATGCCGGCGCGTTTCTCTGCTCCGACCTGGCATCAGGTATCAGCGGTGAGATTCTTTATGTCGACGGCGGCTTCAACACCACCGCCATGGGCGCGATGGAAGACTGATCCGGCAGTAATAAAAAACCCGCATCGAGATGCGGGTTTTTTTGTGCCAGCTATCGGCTAATCAATACGTTTCGATCTTCGCCTCGGCGTGCAGCATCTCCCTGTAGGCGGCAAAGTCCTGCTGACCACTGCGCGACGCCAGGAACCGACGGTAGTTCTGCTTATCTTCAGCCGAGAGTTCGGTTGTGGGCTCACTAACCCCACTCAGGCGAATCACTACGTAGTCACCATCAGCGAGACGGACACTGCCGTATGTGGGCTTGTCGTTCGAAGTCGGCTTCGGCATCCGAAACACTTGCTGCAGCACTACGGGCTCGACACCTTCCTGATTGCGCGAAGCGGCTTCGACCGACTGCCATTGCTTATCGACCTGCCCGCCATCGCGGAGCGTACTGATCAGCTGCTCCCCCGCTTCTTTCGCCTGATCAGCGGCTTTGCTGCGCTGCAACTGAGCGACGATGTCGCTTTTCACCGCATCGAAGGCCAGCACTTCGGGCTGAAGATGTTCCTTTGCTCGCACCACGACGACCGTATCAGGGTCCAGCTCGATGACACTGCTATTGGCACCATCGATCAGCACTTCATCGCTAAACGCGGCCTGGATGACCTGCCTATTGGCCGCAACGCCTGCACCACCCTCCCGACCGAAAGGCTCGCTGGTCTGAACGGTCAGACCCAGCTCCTGGGCCGGCTGGGCAAGGTCGGATGATTCGAACGCAGTGTCCTCCAGCTGTTTGCTCGCCTCGACAAAGCGCTGTTCCACCTGCTGCGCCTTGAGCTCACGCACCAGCTCGGGCTTCATGCTCTCAAGCGACGGGACCTCGGGCGATTGCACGTCCAACAGTTTGATGAGGTGCCAGCCAAACTCGGACCGTACCGGTGCTGATACCTGGCCTTTGTCGAGCGCATACAAGGCCTTTTCGAACGCGGGGTCATAGACACCTGGCCCGGCAAATCCGAGATCGCCTCCTTCATTGGCCGAGCCCGGATCCTCGGAGACTTCCTTGGCCAGCGCTGCGAAATCCTCGCCCGCAGCCAATCGCTTGGCGACCTGCTCGATTTTTGCCTTGGCGTCGGCGTCGCTGGCCTCGATCAGAATATGCGCGGCACGGCGCTGCTCTGCCAGGTTGGCGATGCGCTGCTTGTAGAGGTCCTGGATCGCCTCATCCGACACCTCGACCTGATCGAAGAACGACTCCTTGTTCAGCTCGACGTACTCGAGAACAACCTGCTCCGGTGAGCGAAAACGATCGGTGTTCTGCTCGTAGAATTCGCGCGCCTCGTCATCGCTTACCTCGACAGCGGTCGTGTTCGCAGGCACGGTTATCGTCGCGAAGTCGCGGGTTTGCTGTTCCAGACGAGCGAACGCCTCGATCTGCTTATCGGTGACGAAACCAGAACCGGAAATGCCCGCACGCAGCTGCCCAATCAGCATCTCCTGCTTTAGCAACTGACGAAACTGGAGCCTGGTGTAACCCATCTGCTGGATGACCTGATCGAACCGTGCCGCATTGAACGTGCCGTCTACGGTGAATTCCGGCGTCTGCAGAATCAGTTGATCAAGCGCCGCTTCAGAGAACGCGAAATCGGCATCTCGTGCGCCCTGCAACAACAATGTGCGGTCGATCAGTGCGCGCAGGGATGACTCACGCACCAGCTTGTCGTCCAGCAGCGAGGGGTCGAAGTCACCGCCCAGCTGCTGAGCCAACTGCCGACGTTGCATGTTCATTGCCTGGTTGAGCTCGTTCAGCGAGATGTCCTCGCCATTGACCTCGGCCGCGTTTCGACTGTTGCTCGCCGCGTTGAAGATGGCATCGAAGCCTGTCAACGCCAGCAGCATGACGATGATGCCGATGATGGTTTTGGCAATCCAGCCTTGTGAATTGTCCCTGATGTTCTGAAGCATGCGTCCCCCAGGAGTCAGCTGCGCAATGATCACTGCAGCACGGGTGGAAACCGGATAAAAGAAAGGCGCATCCAGGGATGCGCCTTCTCGGAGCTTTTGGAGCGGTCGGGCCTTATCCCCCAAGCCCTAACGCGACAGGTAGTCCTGTTCGAACACCCGCTCCAAGCCAGGGCCAGCGCTAACTGACAACTGGCCGGATCGAAAACGCTTAGTTAACAGCGTCTTTCAGAGCCTTGCCAGCTTTGAAACCCGGGATCTTGGCCGCAGCGATGTTGATCGGCTTGCCAGTCTGCGGGTTACGGCCGGTGCGAGCAGCGCGTTCCTTGACAGCGAAAGTACCGAAACCAACCAGCACCACGGAATCACCAGCCTTCAGAGCGCCAGTGACGGATTCGATCACTGCATCCAGCGCGCGGCCAGCAACAGCTTTCGGGATATCAGCAGATGCAGCGATGGCATCGATCAGTTCCGACTTGTTCACTCTAAGTCCCCTTATTTCTGTTGAGTCGTACTTTAATTTTTGGGTGTAAGCAAAGCGGTGCTGAAATAGCAGCAACACAGAGGGCCGGCTTATAGCAAGCCCATCGAAAATGTGTCAACAAAGCCTTTCAGACTAATGCGTGCTGATTCGCTCCTTGGAATCAGTCTCGCGCTTGTCGTCCTTTGCAACAATATCGGGAGCCGCATCGGGCAAGGGCTCCGGCGCGTATTGCAGCGCAATTTGGAGGACTTCGTCAATCCACTTCACCGGTTTAATCTGCAGGTCCTGCTTAATATTCTCAGGAATCTCCTTCAGATCACGTTGGTTTTCTTCGGGAATGATCACCGTCTTGATCCCCCCGCGATGCGCCGCCAGTAACTTCTCTTTCAGGCCGCCAATGGCCAATACCTGACCACGCAGGGTTATCTCCCCGGTCATCGCCACCTCGGCGCGCACCGGAATTTGCGTCAGCGCCGAGACGAGCGCCGTACACATCCCAATGCCCGCGCTCGGGCCGTCCTTGGGTGTCGCACCCTCCGGCACGTGAATGTGGATGTCCTGCCTCTCGTGGAAGTCCACCGGGACACCCAGACTCTTGGCACGGCTACGGACGACCGTAAGCGCAGCAGTGATCGACTCACCCATCACATCGCCCAACGAACCGGTCTTGGTCAGGCGTCCTTTGCCGGGAACCACTGCCGCCTCGATGGTCAGGAGTTCGCCACCAACCTGGGTCCAGGCCAAACCGGTTACCTGGCCCACCTGGTCCTGTTGTTCCGCCAGCCCGTAGCGGAACTTGCGTACGCCCAGGAAGTGCTCGAGCGAATCGGCGGTGACCTTCACCTCGAAGCTCTTTTCCGCGGCATGCTCCTTGACCACTTTCCGGCAAACCTTCGCGATCTGCCGTTCCAGGCTGCGAACGCCCGCTTCACGGGTGTAGTAACGGATGATGTCGCGGATCGCTTCTTCGTCGAACAGCAGCTCGGTCTTTTTGAGTCCGTTGGCCTTGATCTGCTTGGGCACCAGGTAGCGAATCGCAATGTTGATCTTCTCGTCCTCGGTGTAGCCGGGCAGACGGATGATCTCCATGCGGTCGAGCAACGGGGCCGGGATGTTCATCGAGTTGGCAGTACAGAGGAACATCACGTCCGACAGGTCATAGTCGACTTCGAGGTAATGGTCGTTGAAATTGTGGTTCTGCTCGGGATCGAGCACTTCCAGCAATGCCGACGCCGGATCGCCACGCATGTCATTGCCCATCTTGTCGATCTCGTCGAGCAGGAACAATGGGTTACGCACGCCCACCTTGCTCATCTTCTGGATCAAACGACCCGGCATCGAGCCGATGTAGGTGCGTCGATGGCCGCGAATCTCGGCTTCGTCCCGCACGCCACCCAGCGCCATCCGAACGAACTTGCGGTTGGTCGAGCGCGCGATGGATTCCGCCAGCGACGTTTTGCCCACACCCGGCGGGCCAACCAGGCACAAGACCGGGCCCTTGAGCTTCTTCACGCGTTTCTGGACCGCGAGATATTCCAGGATGCGGTCTTTCACTTCGTCCAGGCCGTAGTGATCGGCGTCTAGCACCTCTTCAGCCTTGGCCAGGTCCAGGCGCACCTTGCTGGCGGCCTTCCAGGGCACATTTACCAGCCAATCGATATAAGTCCGCACGACGGTAGCTTCTGCCGACATCGGTGACATCTGCTTGAGCTTGTTCAGCTCGGCTGTCGCTTTGGCGTGCGCATCCTTGCTCAAGCCGGCGTTCTCGATGCGCTTTTTCAGCTCATCGACTTCGTTGTGGCCTTCGTCGATATCGCCGAGCTCTTTCTGGATGGCCTTCATCTGCTCATTCAGATAGTACTCACGCTGGCTGCGCTCCATCTGCTTCTTCACGCGGCCACGAATGCGCTTTTCCACCTGCAGTAGATCGATTTCGGCGTCCAGCAAGGCGAGCACGTGTTCGACCCGAGCGGGCAAGTCAATGATCTCGAGGATTGCCTG comes from Stutzerimonas stutzeri and encodes:
- the hupB gene encoding nucleoid-associated protein HU-beta yields the protein MNKSELIDAIAASADIPKAVAGRALDAVIESVTGALKAGDSVVLVGFGTFAVKERAARTGRNPQTGKPINIAAAKIPGFKAGKALKDAVN
- the lon gene encoding endopeptidase La, whose amino-acid sequence is MKTTIELPLLPLRDVVVYPHMVIPLFVGREKSIEALESAMAGDKQILLLAQKNPADDDPSEEALYRVGTVATVLQLLKLPDGTVKVLVEGEQRGIIDHFFEVEDHCRAQVSLIEESDIEERESEVLTRSLLSQFEQYVQLGKKVPSEVLSSLASIDEPARLVDTMAAHMALKIEQKQAILEIIDLPARVEHVLALLDAEIDLLQVEKRIRGRVKKQMERSQREYYLNEQMKAIQKELGDIDEGHNEVDELKKRIENAGLSKDAHAKATAELNKLKQMSPMSAEATVVRTYIDWLVNVPWKAASKVRLDLAKAEEVLDADHYGLDEVKDRILEYLAVQKRVKKLKGPVLCLVGPPGVGKTSLAESIARSTNRKFVRMALGGVRDEAEIRGHRRTYIGSMPGRLIQKMSKVGVRNPLFLLDEIDKMGNDMRGDPASALLEVLDPEQNHNFNDHYLEVDYDLSDVMFLCTANSMNIPAPLLDRMEIIRLPGYTEDEKINIAIRYLVPKQIKANGLKKTELLFDEEAIRDIIRYYTREAGVRSLERQIAKVCRKVVKEHAAEKSFEVKVTADSLEHFLGVRKFRYGLAEQQDQVGQVTGLAWTQVGGELLTIEAAVVPGKGRLTKTGSLGDVMGESITAALTVVRSRAKSLGVPVDFHERQDIHIHVPEGATPKDGPSAGIGMCTALVSALTQIPVRAEVAMTGEITLRGQVLAIGGLKEKLLAAHRGGIKTVIIPEENQRDLKEIPENIKQDLQIKPVKWIDEVLQIALQYAPEPLPDAAPDIVAKDDKRETDSKERISTH
- the fabI gene encoding enoyl-ACP reductase FabI is translated as MGFLTGKRVLIVGVASKLSIASGIAAAMHREGAELAFTYQNEKLKGRVEEFAASWGSGPELCFPCDVASDDEIGKVFEELGKKWDGLDGIVHSVGFAPGDQLDGDFTDVTTREGFRIAHDISAYSLVALAKAGRPMMKGRNGSILTLSYLGAERTMPNYNVMGMAKASLEAGVRYLAVSLGPEGTRVNAVSAGPIRTLAASGIKSFRKMLAANEKQTPLRRNVTIEEVGNAGAFLCSDLASGISGEILYVDGGFNTTAMGAMED
- a CDS encoding SurA N-terminal domain-containing protein, with protein sequence MLQNIRDNSQGWIAKTIIGIIVMLLALTGFDAIFNAASNSRNAAEVNGEDISLNELNQAMNMQRRQLAQQLGGDFDPSLLDDKLVRESSLRALIDRTLLLQGARDADFAFSEAALDQLILQTPEFTVDGTFNAARFDQVIQQMGYTRLQFRQLLKQEMLIGQLRAGISGSGFVTDKQIEAFARLEQQTRDFATITVPANTTAVEVSDDEAREFYEQNTDRFRSPEQVVLEYVELNKESFFDQVEVSDEAIQDLYKQRIANLAEQRRAAHILIEASDADAKAKIEQVAKRLAAGEDFAALAKEVSEDPGSANEGGDLGFAGPGVYDPAFEKALYALDKGQVSAPVRSEFGWHLIKLLDVQSPEVPSLESMKPELVRELKAQQVEQRFVEASKQLEDTAFESSDLAQPAQELGLTVQTSEPFGREGGAGVAANRQVIQAAFSDEVLIDGANSSVIELDPDTVVVVRAKEHLQPEVLAFDAVKSDIVAQLQRSKAADQAKEAGEQLISTLRDGGQVDKQWQSVEAASRNQEGVEPVVLQQVFRMPKPTSNDKPTYGSVRLADGDYVVIRLSGVSEPTTELSAEDKQNYRRFLASRSGQQDFAAYREMLHAEAKIETY
- a CDS encoding ABC transporter ATP-binding protein, which translates into the protein MAENLIEVRDLAVEFVNGGQAKRVVEGVSFDIRKGETLALVGESGSGKSVTAHSILRLLPYPLAQNPAGEIIYAGKDLLKASEKRMRSIRGDRIAMVFQEPMTSLNPLHTIGKQINEVLQIHKGLNGKAATARTLELLELVGIPEPAKRIRAYPHELSGGQRQRVVIAMALANEPELLIADEPTTALDVTVQLKILELLKELQARLGMALLLISHDLNLVRRIAHHVCVMQSGRVVEQAPCKELFRAPQHPYTRELLAAEPDGRPVAAEPASPTLLEVKDLRVWFPIKKGLFRHTVDHIKAVDGVTFELPKGQTLGIVGESGSGKSTLGLAILRLLSSSGEIRFRDQALENMSQRAVRPLRRQMQVVFQDPFGSLSPRMSIGQIVGEGLSIHGMGTAEEQAQAIIDALVEVGLDPESRHRYPHEFSGGQRQRIAIARALALKPDLILLDEPTSALDRTVQRQVVELLRSLQAKYNLTYLFISHDLAVVRALSHQMMVIKQGKVVEQGLAETIFAAPQHPYTQQLLESAFMVPATDEQPEEGQAHGFSYR